One window of Cohnella hashimotonis genomic DNA carries:
- a CDS encoding DUF7507 domain-containing protein produces MFAIPLIVRATFNATGAITFTGNTLGLSRSDTAGVPGTLDSIGAFTTTSSASQYGTYPVGTTSNYLVNSSAAVLVLPAGSSVLYAELIWGGTYVNGSVNLTSAINNPVSLTTPTGTFSVSPDAATANSVDLGNGALAYVRSSNVTSLIQAGGAGTYATAGVVGTIVIPSDSTANHAGWTLGVIYQNPTLPFRNLSLRAGAVLVQASSGPVNTTLTGFATPVSGALGGRALFSAQEGDANRTGDQALFGPTASSLVALSGPNNFATNFFASQINNDLGQLNTTGTFGTRNQTNGTPGTNIVGGRQGWDITNVDISARLVNNQSSAVLSLTTSGDAYVLNGNAIQVDINAPIITVSKSSNVTGPIVGDTVTYSVTVSNSGTASAASVVLTDALSPGATFVAGSVVVAGVSRPTFDITTGVSLGSLTFGTSITTTYQAKVTSLPSPQQLTNVANAAFTFQSVAGGSVITGVIPSNSYTIPVYSPVLTMTKTASTANATVGSLVTYTVSIANSGNAAATTTFFDNIPAGTAYEPNTFRLNGTIVPGANPATGVPIGTIGAGATTSVSFQVRVNALPAQSQLVNQATSTYTFQPPDLRTVSGSAASNTVTVPVRLPNVSVVKSASLTDVAVGETLTYTSVVANNGTEAIANAILSDAVPAGTSFVAGSVVIGGTSSPSASPASGIALGTIAAGASVTVTFQARVSSLPSPAQLNNQSSVSYSSGTFNGQSLSNTTTTPVYQPIVTVAKSADRANATVGDTILYTLNVANSGNIAAAQVTLTDNIPAGSTFVAGSVTVGGVAQPAASPLAGIPLGTVGIGGSVSVTFRTLLNSLPSPPTLVDQGAVGYTYQLPSGRTLNGTAVSNTLTIGASAPNVSVTKSANLSNAAVGDTVVYTIVTANNGIEPVTNVILTDPVPTGASFVPGSLTINGVSSPSANPFAGVPLGTVSPGSPVTVVFRATVVSLPNPAQLSNQATVGFTSGAFQSTSASAPAVTAVFQAALSMAKTASATQTTVGDTFTYFITVANSGNTAAQTTITDVLPASVTFQTNSVIVGDIPTPGVSPATGIPLTVGAGQTVVVSFVVTINALPPSQRLDNQASASYTYTLPGGRQIPGSAVSNVSSVPVSAPDVRVVKAVAPASGIVGDTLTFSAVVTNNGITAVNNVVFSDPLPANVSFVSGSVFVGGAARPLANPTSGILIGALAPGASATVTFEVKITMAIPSQITNQSTVSFTSGVFSGTSASNTTVTPVYQPQIALVKSANTSNATVGDTIVYTINVSNSGNFGASVTVTDTIPAGTTFSPNSVIVGGVPQPGATPTTPIPLGIVVPGQTVVVTFAVVVTSLPSPQQLSNTASAVLTYVPPDGRTITQNVTSNTVTFPVSAPNVAVSKATPSTAVALGDTVTYTVTVLNSGIAAVTNVLFTDPTPAGTAFVPGSVLVNGVPAPAAIPSGGIQLGTIAPSGTSTVVFSVNVVSVPSPAQIGNQASVSFSSGAFSGTTFSNTVVTPVFQPTISAVKSASTANATVGDTVTYSLAVSNTGNYPATTTLTDNVPAGTIFVPNSVIIDGFPIPGSDPSTGIALGPIEAGGTRTVMFSVVVNTLPSPQQLVNQGTATYSFTLPDSRTLTGSVPSNTVTIPVSAPNVAVSKSTTTTTTTLGDTVTYTTVIANNGIASVNNVIFTDPIPAGTAFVPGSLTVDGVARPAANPATGISIATIAPGATSTVAFNVTVTSLPQTQTLSNQSTVTFTSGAFSGVTFSNTVTTPVYIPILSAVKTANTSSATVGDTVAYTITLTNAGNYPANVTVTDNIPAGTTLVPNSVLINGQPAAGEDPSAGVLVPGVSTTATVTFSVVIGSLPPGQLLSNQASSTYAYTLPDGRAFGGAFLSNLLVVPVSAPNVGVTKTASATDAVVGDNLVYTVVVQNNGIENVNNVLLSDPTPAGAVFVPGSVTVDGVPRANANPQAGISLGSIAPGATVTVAYTINVTSLPVPNTLSNQASVSFTSGAFSATTFSNTVVTPVFQPIIGMLKSANTTNATVGDTVLYSINITNTGNLAADLTVTDSIPAGTAFVPNSVQVNGVPQPGVDPSNGVPVGLVLPGASVNVTVNLEVTVDALPSPQQLSNQATATYTYSPPDGRVLTGSAASNTLVIPVSSPDVVVTKSTNAVDAIVGDVITYTILVENSGIETVNNVVIVDQVPVGTVFVSGSVTVDGIARPAANPNTGIAVGSIAAGATVTVTFQVQVVTV; encoded by the coding sequence GTGTTCGCAATTCCGCTTATCGTCCGGGCGACCTTCAACGCGACGGGCGCCATAACGTTCACCGGCAACACGCTCGGGCTCAGCCGCTCGGATACGGCAGGCGTCCCGGGTACGCTGGACAGCATCGGGGCTTTTACGACAACGAGCTCCGCTTCGCAGTACGGTACTTATCCGGTTGGCACGACAAGCAATTATCTGGTCAACAGTTCTGCCGCCGTTCTCGTTCTCCCCGCCGGAAGTTCCGTGCTGTATGCGGAACTAATCTGGGGCGGCACTTATGTCAACGGGTCGGTCAACCTGACCTCGGCCATCAACAACCCGGTCAGCTTGACGACGCCGACAGGCACGTTCAGCGTCTCGCCCGACGCCGCCACAGCCAACTCAGTCGATCTTGGCAACGGCGCGTTAGCTTACGTGCGCTCGAGCAATGTCACTTCGCTTATTCAAGCGGGAGGCGCGGGTACTTACGCGACCGCCGGCGTTGTCGGCACGATCGTCATTCCTAGCGACTCGACGGCCAACCACGCGGGCTGGACGCTTGGCGTCATCTACCAGAATCCGACGCTTCCCTTCCGCAATCTGTCGCTCCGGGCCGGCGCCGTACTCGTGCAGGCGTCGTCGGGTCCTGTCAATACGACGCTCACCGGCTTCGCTACGCCCGTCTCGGGCGCGCTCGGCGGGAGGGCGCTGTTTAGCGCGCAGGAAGGCGATGCGAACCGGACCGGCGATCAGGCGCTGTTCGGTCCGACTGCCTCCTCCCTCGTCGCCTTGTCCGGGCCGAACAATTTCGCGACGAATTTTTTTGCGTCGCAGATCAACAACGACCTCGGACAGCTGAATACGACAGGCACTTTCGGCACGCGAAATCAGACCAACGGGACGCCCGGCACGAACATCGTAGGCGGCCGCCAGGGCTGGGATATCACGAACGTCGACATATCCGCGCGCCTAGTGAACAATCAGTCGTCGGCCGTGCTCAGCCTGACGACGTCCGGCGACGCCTATGTCTTGAACGGCAACGCCATCCAGGTCGACATCAACGCGCCGATCATCACGGTGTCCAAAAGCTCGAACGTGACGGGGCCGATCGTAGGCGATACCGTGACGTATTCTGTAACCGTCAGCAACTCCGGTACAGCCAGCGCGGCAAGCGTCGTGCTCACCGACGCCCTGTCGCCCGGCGCGACCTTCGTCGCGGGCAGCGTCGTCGTGGCGGGCGTCTCGCGCCCGACCTTCGACATTACGACCGGCGTATCGCTCGGGTCGCTGACGTTCGGCACTTCGATTACGACGACCTACCAGGCAAAAGTTACTTCGCTGCCAAGTCCGCAGCAGTTGACGAACGTCGCCAATGCAGCCTTTACGTTCCAGAGCGTTGCCGGCGGTTCGGTCATAACGGGCGTCATTCCGTCGAATTCATACACGATCCCCGTGTATTCGCCGGTGCTCACGATGACCAAAACTGCGAGCACGGCCAATGCGACCGTCGGCAGTCTGGTGACATACACAGTCTCGATCGCGAACTCGGGCAATGCCGCCGCGACCACGACGTTTTTTGACAATATCCCGGCCGGCACGGCTTACGAACCGAACACCTTCCGCCTGAACGGAACCATCGTTCCGGGCGCGAATCCGGCGACGGGCGTCCCGATCGGTACGATTGGAGCAGGCGCTACAACTTCAGTCAGCTTTCAGGTGCGCGTGAACGCGCTGCCCGCCCAGTCGCAGCTTGTCAATCAAGCGACGTCAACGTATACGTTTCAGCCGCCCGATCTTCGAACCGTATCGGGCTCCGCAGCCTCCAATACGGTTACCGTTCCGGTGAGGCTGCCGAACGTATCCGTCGTCAAAAGCGCGAGTCTAACGGACGTTGCCGTAGGCGAGACGCTGACCTATACGTCGGTCGTCGCCAATAACGGCACGGAAGCGATTGCGAACGCGATTCTCTCCGATGCCGTCCCTGCCGGCACTTCGTTTGTAGCGGGGAGCGTGGTCATAGGCGGCACTTCGAGTCCGTCCGCTTCTCCTGCCAGCGGCATCGCGCTCGGCACCATAGCAGCCGGTGCCTCGGTCACCGTGACCTTCCAGGCAAGGGTCTCCTCGCTGCCGAGTCCGGCGCAGCTGAACAACCAGTCGTCCGTCTCCTACAGCTCCGGTACGTTCAACGGTCAATCGCTGTCCAACACGACGACGACACCGGTGTACCAGCCGATCGTTACAGTTGCCAAAAGCGCGGACCGCGCGAACGCCACGGTCGGCGATACGATTCTGTATACGCTGAATGTTGCGAATTCAGGTAACATTGCAGCCGCCCAGGTGACGCTGACCGATAATATACCGGCAGGCTCGACCTTTGTTGCAGGCAGCGTCACCGTGGGCGGCGTCGCGCAGCCTGCCGCTTCGCCGCTGGCGGGAATACCGCTCGGCACGGTCGGGATCGGCGGCTCCGTGTCCGTAACATTCCGTACGCTGCTTAACTCGCTCCCGTCTCCGCCGACGCTGGTGGATCAGGGCGCCGTTGGCTATACGTACCAGCTGCCCAGCGGGCGTACGCTGAACGGCACGGCGGTATCCAATACGCTGACGATCGGCGCCTCAGCGCCGAACGTCTCCGTAACGAAATCGGCGAACCTCTCGAACGCAGCGGTTGGCGATACGGTCGTCTACACGATCGTCACCGCGAACAACGGTATCGAGCCTGTGACGAACGTCATTTTGACCGATCCCGTCCCGACAGGCGCCTCCTTCGTGCCTGGGAGTCTAACCATCAATGGCGTGTCGTCGCCGTCCGCGAATCCGTTCGCAGGCGTTCCGCTCGGCACTGTGAGTCCCGGCTCCCCGGTCACCGTCGTTTTCCGGGCGACCGTCGTCTCGCTGCCGAATCCGGCCCAGCTGTCCAATCAGGCGACCGTCGGCTTCACGTCAGGCGCCTTCCAGAGCACTTCGGCTTCCGCCCCTGCCGTCACCGCCGTATTCCAGGCCGCGCTGTCCATGGCGAAGACCGCCAGTGCGACGCAAACGACCGTCGGGGATACGTTCACCTACTTCATAACGGTCGCCAATTCCGGCAATACCGCGGCACAAACGACGATCACCGATGTTTTGCCTGCCAGCGTTACTTTTCAAACGAACAGCGTCATCGTCGGGGATATACCGACGCCTGGCGTCAGTCCTGCCACCGGCATCCCGCTGACCGTCGGCGCCGGTCAGACCGTCGTCGTCAGCTTCGTCGTTACGATCAACGCGCTGCCGCCTTCTCAACGCCTGGACAATCAAGCCTCCGCTTCGTACACATACACGCTGCCCGGCGGCAGGCAAATTCCCGGCTCGGCCGTATCCAATGTATCGTCCGTACCCGTCTCCGCGCCGGATGTGCGCGTCGTCAAAGCTGTCGCGCCGGCATCGGGCATCGTCGGCGATACGCTGACGTTCAGCGCCGTCGTCACCAACAACGGGATCACTGCGGTGAACAATGTTGTTTTCAGCGACCCGCTTCCGGCAAACGTCTCGTTCGTGTCCGGAAGCGTGTTTGTAGGCGGCGCCGCGAGGCCGCTCGCGAATCCGACATCCGGCATTTTAATCGGAGCCTTGGCCCCCGGCGCTTCGGCTACCGTCACATTCGAGGTGAAAATCACGATGGCGATACCGTCTCAAATCACAAATCAATCGACGGTCAGCTTCACGTCCGGCGTCTTCTCGGGCACGTCGGCTTCGAATACGACCGTCACGCCTGTGTATCAGCCGCAGATCGCGCTCGTCAAAAGCGCAAATACGAGCAATGCGACCGTAGGCGATACGATCGTCTATACGATAAACGTGTCCAATTCAGGCAATTTCGGCGCAAGCGTCACCGTCACCGACACGATCCCCGCAGGCACCACCTTCTCGCCGAACAGCGTCATCGTTGGCGGCGTCCCGCAGCCCGGCGCTACGCCGACCACGCCTATCCCGCTCGGTATCGTGGTGCCCGGTCAGACCGTCGTCGTCACCTTCGCCGTCGTCGTCACGTCTCTGCCGTCTCCGCAGCAGCTGTCGAATACGGCCTCCGCCGTACTTACTTACGTGCCGCCGGACGGACGCACGATTACGCAGAACGTGACATCCAATACCGTCACGTTCCCCGTGTCCGCCCCAAATGTAGCCGTCTCTAAAGCGACGCCTTCGACGGCCGTCGCCCTCGGAGATACGGTCACGTATACGGTGACCGTACTGAACAGCGGCATCGCAGCGGTTACTAACGTGCTGTTCACGGATCCAACACCCGCCGGCACGGCATTCGTGCCGGGCAGCGTTCTCGTGAACGGCGTTCCCGCTCCCGCGGCGATACCGTCGGGCGGCATTCAGCTCGGCACGATCGCGCCGAGCGGCACCTCGACGGTCGTTTTCAGCGTCAATGTCGTCTCGGTGCCAAGTCCCGCCCAGATCGGCAACCAGGCGTCCGTCAGCTTCTCTTCCGGCGCTTTCTCGGGCACGACTTTTTCCAATACGGTCGTAACGCCCGTCTTCCAGCCGACGATCTCGGCGGTAAAATCGGCCAGCACGGCCAATGCGACGGTGGGCGATACCGTAACTTATTCGCTCGCGGTGTCGAACACGGGCAACTATCCCGCGACGACAACCTTGACGGACAATGTGCCGGCAGGCACCATTTTCGTGCCGAACAGCGTCATCATCGACGGCTTTCCGATCCCTGGCTCGGATCCTTCGACCGGTATCGCGCTTGGCCCGATCGAAGCGGGCGGCACCCGCACGGTCATGTTTTCCGTTGTCGTCAACACGCTTCCGTCTCCGCAGCAGCTCGTTAACCAGGGAACGGCCACGTATTCATTTACGCTGCCCGATTCGCGCACGCTGACGGGATCCGTCCCCTCCAATACGGTTACGATTCCGGTGTCCGCGCCCAATGTCGCGGTCTCCAAGAGCACCACGACCACGACGACGACGCTCGGCGATACTGTTACCTACACGACTGTCATTGCGAACAACGGGATAGCCAGCGTTAACAACGTCATCTTCACCGATCCGATTCCGGCAGGCACGGCATTTGTGCCCGGCTCCCTGACGGTGGACGGCGTCGCGCGTCCCGCCGCGAACCCGGCGACGGGTATCAGCATTGCGACAATCGCCCCCGGCGCGACGTCCACGGTGGCATTTAACGTAACGGTCACGTCGCTGCCGCAGACGCAGACGCTGTCCAACCAGTCGACGGTGACGTTCACGTCCGGCGCCTTTTCCGGCGTTACTTTTTCGAATACCGTCACGACGCCGGTCTATATCCCGATCCTGTCCGCGGTCAAGACCGCCAACACCTCAAGCGCTACGGTCGGCGATACGGTCGCCTATACGATCACGCTAACGAACGCGGGGAACTATCCGGCCAACGTTACGGTAACGGACAACATTCCCGCAGGAACGACGCTCGTGCCGAACAGCGTACTGATCAACGGGCAGCCGGCCGCAGGCGAGGACCCCTCTGCAGGCGTCCTCGTGCCTGGCGTCTCCACGACGGCAACGGTCACGTTCTCTGTCGTCATCGGTTCGCTGCCGCCCGGTCAGCTGCTGTCTAACCAGGCTTCCTCGACCTACGCCTATACGCTTCCCGACGGACGCGCGTTCGGCGGTGCGTTCCTTTCGAACCTGCTCGTCGTGCCGGTCAGCGCGCCGAATGTCGGCGTGACGAAAACCGCTTCGGCGACCGATGCCGTCGTCGGCGACAATCTCGTCTATACCGTAGTCGTTCAGAACAACGGCATCGAAAACGTCAACAATGTGCTGCTGAGCGATCCGACGCCAGCCGGCGCTGTCTTCGTCCCCGGCAGCGTGACTGTCGACGGCGTGCCGCGGGCGAACGCGAATCCGCAAGCCGGCATCTCTCTCGGATCGATCGCGCCAGGCGCCACGGTAACCGTCGCATATACGATCAATGTTACGTCGCTGCCTGTTCCCAACACCCTCAGCAACCAGGCATCCGTGAGCTTCACCTCCGGCGCGTTCTCTGCGACAACGTTCTCCAATACGGTCGTAACACCCGTATTCCAGCCGATTATAGGCATGCTGAAGTCCGCGAATACGACGAACGCGACCGTAGGCGATACGGTCCTCTACAGCATCAATATTACGAATACCGGCAACTTGGCTGCCGATCTGACAGTGACCGATTCGATTCCAGCGGGAACGGCCTTCGTACCGAATAGCGTCCAGGTAAACGGCGTGCCGCAGCCGGGTGTTGATCCGTCGAACGGTGTCCCCGTCGGGCTTGTGCTTCCAGGCGCCAGCGTGAACGTGACCGTCAACCTCGAGGTTACGGTAGATGCGCTGCCTTCTCCGCAGCAGCTGTCCAATCAGGCGACGGCGACCTATACCTATTCGCCGCCGGACGGCCGCGTGCTCACGGGCAGCGCCGCATCGAATACGCTCGTCATTCCGGTGTCCTCGCCGGATGTCGTCGTCACCAAGAGCACGAACGCTGTAGACGCCATCGTAGGCGACGTCATCACGTATACGATCCTAGTCGAAAACAGCGGTATCGAGACCGTGAACAATGTCGTCATCGTCGATCAGGTCCCCGTAGGCACGGTATTCGTTAGCGGCAGCGTCACGGTCGACGGTATCGCACGGCCCGCCGCCAACCCGAATACGGGCATCGCGGTCGGCTCGATCGCGGCGGGCGCGACCGTCACCGTCACGTTCCAGGTCCAGGTCGTAACGGTATGA
- a CDS encoding cadherin-like beta sandwich domain-containing protein, whose amino-acid sequence MIRSWGIFALVFLLIVVPVSVPVGGSSAAAASSRIAVIRSLSGDVQVQKAGGAKTFKAFAKLSLNQGDKLMTGSDGAAELQFANGTSEDDLLSVGDNATLSFSKLSDKKGTVTKVSMLRGTAWVDVKSIKSKEDDFRLETPTAVMGVRGTAFYASVHPLSGSTTTAVLSGVVQFGKIGRTASGDTTLNLYPTQEITVHSGDDPAAVPEQTMLMNIGELVRGMPPAVVASLLRSKQKIDDENLEMYGRFAQDKLPAALGASAEDLARFRQNTLDLSGIFAKQALEQKKIDLAQLKQIETEGRTTFNLDKKELQLTEADKEKQAAALEQEAEAVKKQTETDAAKLKSLQGKLAERLQAIEQAKLAQQAANKKAAEEAQAKAEAALLSQLNESQKQQFQTDKILNRTMPSAPVATPAATPTPSSEAKLASLDVSGAALSPAFMQSQLSYSAAVNAGVASVDIRPVALDSAAAIAVNGESLSSGGRTVSLDYGTNVIDIQVMSPDRSTTLHYTVSITRELLGVADIAIGPGSRQIDFASGSLSTPFSVPGDIASIELTLKANEAPVIQVNGTPVSATPALLGTTTADAAELSWRFSLPLQTGNNAIAITATAGGKIKTYMLNAKRLSLNTNLSSLSIKSMDGQRNFFAALEQDGKFKVTVPAAMTEGLLNFWPGDSSSKLILGGSSYDFGDAAPVSLTSDINELRVTIRSQSGATADYTLVLDRIPLGSGGSAALGGIRLYENGSPGAFLAPDANLRMNSEVAVAQSSVTFTISFPENDNYWRYLSVYRMDTNQSVLPDSNARYTIPLSANGDTAIEFRLRSADQSASSIYSWTVKKVIMAQPASWNNVAGQPLIDRLTGSDPAGLPLTYATVAGSGPSFGSLALNPDGTFQYQAAADAQGLVTFDYTVTNGTDISRPATVSILVKQPAPTLAGLDQWNLATNGTPVDPFYMGESPPGSNTFVFAKYVDVMPDVIDLTYSFDNSVQTANLNYGDSLGATHNVDLIAAAGTAALTNLKYGENRIQLEYTRSEGGGATTSYTVQIKLYINSLSLYTPQAISDGTTTPVFMAGMKAYVAAVPAGTGQIRLQLQAADPYSTFEVESGGMPIADDGSGYLAGLSDGWNRITVRLSRLGIGNVVDVYDIDIYKGDDEPSGYSLSLTGTAVSGGTAVAFARDTGRSTRWLSQAPAGSTAIMLSPVAGYADTYIGGVYLMKPGGIWEWVNATAQGSGIYRLPLDGGGARAYILVNKFGRPPLVYEVDITP is encoded by the coding sequence ATGATTCGCAGCTGGGGGATTTTTGCGCTCGTATTTTTGCTGATCGTGGTGCCCGTATCGGTGCCGGTCGGCGGGTCTAGCGCCGCTGCCGCATCGTCGCGCATTGCGGTGATCAGATCGCTAAGCGGAGATGTGCAGGTGCAGAAGGCCGGCGGAGCCAAGACGTTCAAGGCATTCGCGAAGCTGAGCCTGAACCAGGGGGATAAGCTCATGACCGGAAGCGACGGGGCTGCCGAGCTGCAGTTCGCCAACGGGACGTCCGAGGACGATCTGCTCAGCGTAGGCGACAACGCGACGCTCTCCTTTTCGAAGCTGTCCGACAAAAAAGGAACGGTCACCAAAGTGAGCATGCTGAGGGGAACGGCCTGGGTGGATGTGAAGTCGATCAAGAGCAAGGAGGACGACTTCCGGCTAGAGACGCCGACGGCCGTTATGGGCGTGCGCGGCACGGCTTTTTATGCGTCCGTCCATCCCTTGTCGGGCTCGACGACGACGGCCGTACTGTCGGGCGTCGTTCAATTCGGGAAAATCGGACGCACGGCGTCCGGAGATACGACCTTGAACCTGTATCCGACACAGGAGATTACTGTGCATTCGGGCGATGACCCTGCCGCCGTGCCGGAGCAGACGATGCTGATGAATATCGGCGAGCTTGTGCGGGGAATGCCGCCGGCCGTGGTCGCCTCGCTGCTTCGAAGCAAGCAAAAAATCGACGATGAAAACCTGGAGATGTACGGCCGGTTTGCGCAGGACAAGCTGCCTGCCGCGCTTGGCGCGTCTGCCGAGGATCTGGCCCGGTTCAGGCAGAATACGCTTGATCTGTCCGGCATCTTCGCCAAGCAGGCGCTGGAGCAAAAAAAGATCGACCTCGCCCAGCTCAAGCAGATCGAGACGGAAGGACGCACGACGTTTAATCTCGACAAGAAGGAATTGCAGTTGACGGAAGCGGACAAAGAGAAGCAAGCAGCAGCCTTGGAGCAGGAGGCCGAAGCTGTCAAAAAACAGACCGAGACCGACGCGGCGAAGCTCAAATCGCTTCAGGGCAAGCTTGCGGAACGGCTGCAGGCGATCGAGCAAGCGAAGCTTGCGCAGCAGGCCGCCAACAAAAAAGCGGCGGAGGAAGCGCAGGCGAAGGCCGAAGCCGCGCTGCTGTCGCAGCTGAACGAATCGCAGAAGCAGCAGTTCCAGACGGACAAAATTTTGAATCGGACGATGCCTTCCGCACCGGTAGCAACGCCTGCGGCGACGCCGACCCCGTCATCCGAAGCGAAGCTCGCTTCATTGGATGTATCCGGCGCTGCGCTCAGTCCTGCCTTCATGCAAAGTCAGCTGTCTTACTCGGCTGCCGTTAACGCCGGCGTAGCGAGCGTAGATATTAGGCCTGTCGCGCTGGATTCGGCTGCGGCAATCGCCGTGAACGGGGAATCGCTCTCAAGCGGGGGCAGGACCGTATCGCTGGACTATGGCACGAACGTCATCGATATTCAAGTTATGTCGCCGGACCGCTCGACGACGCTTCATTATACCGTATCGATAACGAGGGAGCTGCTCGGCGTAGCGGACATCGCCATCGGCCCAGGCAGCCGGCAGATCGATTTCGCAAGCGGCAGCCTGTCGACGCCTTTCAGCGTGCCCGGCGATATTGCTTCCATTGAACTGACGCTAAAAGCTAACGAAGCTCCTGTCATTCAGGTGAATGGCACGCCCGTTTCGGCAACGCCCGCGCTGCTCGGCACGACGACGGCGGATGCGGCGGAGCTCTCCTGGCGCTTCAGCTTGCCGCTGCAGACGGGCAACAACGCGATCGCCATTACGGCCACGGCGGGAGGCAAGATTAAAACCTATATGCTGAACGCCAAGCGGCTGTCGTTGAATACGAACCTATCGAGTCTGTCGATCAAAAGCATGGACGGCCAGCGTAACTTCTTTGCGGCACTCGAACAGGACGGCAAGTTCAAGGTGACCGTTCCCGCCGCGATGACGGAGGGGCTGCTTAATTTCTGGCCCGGAGACAGCAGTTCCAAGCTTATCTTAGGCGGTTCCTCCTATGATTTCGGAGATGCGGCGCCAGTATCGCTGACATCCGATATAAACGAGCTGCGCGTGACGATTCGTTCTCAAAGCGGCGCGACGGCAGACTATACGCTGGTGCTCGATCGGATCCCGCTTGGCAGCGGCGGAAGCGCGGCGCTTGGCGGCATCCGGTTGTACGAGAACGGTTCGCCCGGCGCGTTTTTGGCTCCGGATGCCAATCTGCGCATGAACTCGGAAGTTGCGGTCGCGCAGTCCAGCGTCACGTTTACGATTTCATTTCCGGAAAACGATAATTACTGGCGTTACTTGTCCGTCTATCGAATGGACACCAATCAAAGCGTGTTGCCGGATTCGAACGCCAGGTATACGATACCGCTAAGCGCGAATGGCGATACCGCCATCGAATTCCGATTGCGCTCCGCCGATCAATCGGCATCGAGCATCTATAGCTGGACCGTCAAAAAGGTAATCATGGCCCAGCCGGCCAGTTGGAATAACGTCGCGGGACAACCTTTAATCGATCGGCTGACAGGCAGCGATCCAGCCGGGCTGCCGCTCACCTACGCCACGGTCGCGGGAAGCGGACCTTCGTTCGGCTCGCTCGCGCTGAACCCGGACGGGACATTCCAGTATCAAGCCGCGGCAGATGCGCAAGGCCTCGTAACCTTCGATTATACGGTCACTAACGGGACGGACATCTCCAGGCCTGCCACCGTGTCCATACTCGTTAAGCAACCGGCTCCAACGCTGGCCGGACTGGATCAATGGAATCTGGCAACGAACGGCACCCCGGTAGACCCGTTCTACATGGGGGAGTCTCCGCCCGGGTCCAATACTTTCGTCTTCGCCAAGTACGTCGACGTGATGCCTGACGTCATCGATTTGACCTACAGCTTCGACAATTCCGTTCAGACCGCGAATTTGAATTATGGCGACAGCCTGGGCGCGACTCATAACGTCGACCTGATTGCCGCCGCGGGTACCGCAGCCCTGACGAATCTCAAGTATGGCGAGAATCGGATACAGCTCGAATATACGCGAAGTGAAGGCGGGGGAGCGACGACAAGCTATACGGTTCAAATCAAGCTGTATATCAATTCCTTGTCTTTGTATACGCCGCAAGCGATATCGGACGGTACGACGACACCGGTATTCATGGCTGGAATGAAAGCTTATGTTGCAGCGGTGCCGGCAGGCACCGGCCAGATCCGTCTTCAGCTCCAAGCGGCCGATCCCTACAGCACTTTTGAAGTCGAGTCGGGCGGCATGCCGATCGCCGATGACGGCAGCGGCTATCTTGCCGGCCTGTCCGACGGCTGGAACCGGATTACCGTCCGCTTGAGCCGACTGGGGATCGGCAATGTCGTCGACGTTTACGACATCGATATTTATAAGGGAGACGACGAGCCGAGTGGTTACTCGCTTAGTTTAACGGGAACCGCCGTCTCCGGCGGAACTGCGGTCGCGTTTGCCAGGGATACAGGCCGGTCCACGCGCTGGCTGAGCCAGGCGCCGGCGGGATCGACGGCAATCATGCTGTCTCCGGTTGCAGGCTACGCCGACACCTATATTGGCGGCGTGTACCTGATGAAGCCGGGCGGCATATGGGAATGGGTGAACGCCACCGCGCAGGGATCGGGAATTTACCGTTTGCCGCTCGATGGGGGCGGCGCCCGCGCCTACATCCTGGTCAATAAGTTCGGCAGGCCGCCGCTCGTATACGAAGTCGACATTACGCCGTAA